One Cryptococcus decagattii chromosome 9, complete sequence DNA window includes the following coding sequences:
- a CDS encoding glutamyl-tRNA(Gln) amidotransferase subunit B, mitochondrial, with the protein MITLIRWRVAHPSAPLRWSRCFVTSTKKGDEGYQTVIGLEIHAQIKTGRKLFSKASTSYGHVPNINVDVHDAAFPGTLPVLDLNAIRLSMMTALALNCHINPRSTFDRKHYFYHDIPASYQITQHYNPLARNGNLEIREGDNGSKRTFDIGIKQLQVEQDTAKSQTVGDTVLVDLNRAGTGLMEIVTEPDMRSPEEAGAFVKKLQGLLRRVGSADGDMEKGNLRVDVNVSVHKPGMPFGTRCEIKNVNSVRFLQAAIESERRRHIAHYTAGPSEPLVQETRGFNELTLQTYSLRSKEEAADYRYMPDHNLPAIVIDDEYLHMLRKKLPEMPWQSVERLVKTYGVTKRDAETLLGLDEYGAQGMTYFEEVVKQDKRIAKKAINWIAHELLGQLGKANRPWTTTIIPAPLMRELVVAVENREITGTTGKAIIKHLVSLPESASFPSSFADLLAKLGLTPSPASVEDVTETCKKAIKNQPKAVADFKKGNEKAVMRLVGEVMKLSGGKADAMTAKGTLLDLLKE; encoded by the exons ATGATTACCCTTATAAGGTGGCGTGTTGCCCATCCTTCTGCACCGCTGCGCTGGTCTCGCTGCTTTGTGACTTCCACCAAGAAGGGAGACGAAGGGTATCAAACTGTCATCGGTCTTGAAATTCATGCTCAGATCAAAACTGGGAGGAAACTCTTCTCGA AAGCTTCTACGTCCTATGGACATGTGCCTAATATCAATGTCGACGTCCATGATGCTGCTTTCCCTGGGACTTTACCT GTTTTAGACCTCAATGCTATCAGGCTTTCCATGATGACAGCGCTTGCACTCAATTGTCATATC AACCCTCGTTCAACATTCGACCGTAAGCACTACTTTTATCACGACATTCCGGCATCCTACCAAATTACTCAGCATTACA ATCCCCTTGCTCGGAACGGCAATCTCGAAATACGAGAAGGTGACAACGGATCTAAGCGTACCTTCGATATCGGCATCAAGCAGCTGCAAGTTGAACAAGATACTGCGAAGTCCCAAACAGTCGGCGATACTGTGCTCGTTGATCTGAACCGTGCTGGCACGGGTTTGATGGAAATCGTGACGGAGCCTGATATGCGATCACCGGAAGAGGCAGGGGCATTTGTGAAGAAGCTGCAGGGTTTATTGAGAAGAGTGGGGTCTGCAGATGGAGATATGGAGAAG GGTAATCTGAGAGTCGATGTCAACGTCTCAGTGCACAAGCCCGGAATGCCCTTTGGGACAAGATGTGAAATAAAAAACGTCAATTCTGTTCGCTTTCTCCAAGCAGCCATTG AGTCTGAGCGTCGACGACATATCGCACACTACACCGCAGGCCCATCTGAACCGCTTGTCCAAGAGACTCGAGGATTCAACGAACTCACATTGCAAACGTACTCTTTGCGTTCcaaggaagaggctgcGGATTATCGTTACATGCCTGATCATAATCTGCCAGCCATAGTCATCGACGAT GAATACCTTCACATGCTCCGCAAGAAGCTTCCAGAGATGCCTTGGCAAAGTGTCGAGCGACTCGTCAAGACTTATGGTGTAACCAAAAGAGATGCGGAAACTCTTCTTGGCTTAGACGAATATGGTGCTCAAGGGATGACGTACTTTGAAGAGGTTGTTAAACAGGATAAAAGGATTGCAAAGAAAGCTATCAATTG GATCGCACATGAACTCCTAGGCCAACTCGGCAAAGCCAACAGACCCTGGACAACGACCATCATCCCAGCTCCGTTAATGCGTGAACTCGTGGTCGCTGTGGAGAACCGCGAAATCACCGGTACCACCGGTAAAGCTATCATTAAGCACCTTGTCTCCCTACCCGAATCTGCCTCGTTCCCTTCATCATTTGCCGACCTTCTTGCCAAGCTTGGCTTGACGCCCTCTCCTGCATCTGTTGAAGATGTCACAGAAACTTGTAAAAAGGCCATAAAGAATCAACCCAAGGCGGTAGCGGATTTCAAGAAGGGAAATGAAAAGGCGGTGATGCGCTTGGTAGGAGAGGTTATGAAACTGTCTGGTGGTAAGGCAGATGCGATGACGGCGAAAGGCACCTTGCTGGATTTGCTCAAGgagtga
- a CDS encoding arginase, with protein MFSRVSPSLRQSLAAPLRASRMDALSIQKAFTHSSTPRNHHITAGPSSDKGLTSPTYNYKFLNKPATASLVGCPFSGGQGRAGVDLAPNKLVSAGLVEQISGLGWNVHYESHQNFLDIPYNPLPSSSPIASHDGSSTHTTTAQGEKMVQRLPDPDIGNMKKPRLVSAVNEMVAKEVGDIAEKGWLPVTLGGDHSLAMGTIAGTKRKYPNAGVIWVDAHADINTPLTTETGNLHGCPVSFLLGLDGCDVEPFNKWLKPCLEPEDIVYIGLRDIDDAEKKILKENRIKVFTMHHVDKYGIGKVMELALQHINPSGDRPLHLSFDVDALDPTVAPSTGTPVRGGLTFREGHYITEVVAETGCLVALDIMEVNPSLLDPRSVEKTVAAGCSLTRASLGETLS; from the exons ATGTTCTCTCGcgtctctccttctcttcgtcAGTCTCTTGCTGCCCCGCTGAGGGCATCCAGGATGGACGCTTTGTCTATTCAGAAAGCGTTCACCCACTCCTCAACACCTAGGAACCATCATATCACCGCTGGACCTAGCAGTGATAAGGGTCTCACCTCGCCTACTTACAACTATAAGTTTTTGAACAAGCCTGCTACTGCTTCT CTTGTCGGATGCCCCTTTAG CGGTGGACAAGGTCGAGCCGGTGTCGATCTCGCCCCAAACAAGCTCGTCTCTGCTGGTCTCGTCGAGCAAATTTCAGGTCTCGGCTGGAACGTCCACTACGAATCCCATCAAAACTTCCTCGACATTCCTTacaatcctcttccttcctcttcccccatCGCCTCCCACGATGGGTCCTCTACGCATACTACCACCGCTCAAGGGGAAAAGATGGTTCAAAGGTTGCCGGACCCTGATATCGGAAACATGAAGAAACCTAGATTAGTTAGTGCGGTGAATGAGATGGTAGCCAAGGAGGTTGGAGATATTGCGGAGAAGGGATGGCTGCCTGTGACTTTGGGAGGCGACCACAGTTTGGCGATGGGCACTATTGCTGGTACTAAACGCAAGTACCCTAACGCTGGTGTGATCTGG GTTGATGCTCATGCCGATATTAACACCCCACTGACCACGGAGACTGGCAACCTCCACGGCTGCCCTGTATCTTTCCTCCTGGGTTTAGATGGCTGTGATGTCGAGCCTTTCAACAAATGGCTTAAACCTTGTCTAGAGCCCGAAGATAT CGTCTACATCGGTCTCCGAGACATTGATGACGCCGAAAAGAAGATTTTGAAGGAGAACAGAATCAAGGTTTTCACTATGCACCACGTCGACAAGTACGGCATTGGCAAAGTCATGGAACTTGCGCTTCAGCATATCAATCCCAGCGGCGACCGACCCCTTCACCTCAGTTTCGATGTTGACGCTCTTGATCCCACAGTTGCTCCTA GCACCGGTACCCCTGTTCGAGGTGGTCTGACTTTCCGCGAAG GCCATTACATTACCGAGGTTGTTGCCGAGACCGGGTGTCTCGTCGCATTGGACATCATG GAGGTCAATCCTAGCCTGCTTGACCCCAGATCCGTTGAGAAgactgttgctgctggcTGTTCCCTCACGCGAGCGTCTTTGGGTGAGACTTTGTCGTAA